One Candidatus Nitrosocosmicus arcticus DNA window includes the following coding sequences:
- a CDS encoding SDR family oxidoreductase — MSIKESKVAVVTGSSSGIGFQTALLLARNGFITFATMRSIEKSKNITEIAKKERLPLQVIQLDVNDDSIVKNAVDKIVEEGKRIDVLVNNAGFGVFGALEDLSIEEIKAQFETNFFGAIRVTQAVLPTMRNQNGGGTIVNISSVGGQVGVPILSAYNSTKFALEGLCESMSYELESFGIRVILIEPGFIKTNIMNSSVLAKKAVDQNSPYYSLTQRIKSYFESMVNNPESSPPEAVAKIILEAINSEDPRLRFTVGNDASAIIQAKRKMSDSDFTNLIKQQLTSNS, encoded by the coding sequence ATGTCTATAAAAGAAAGCAAAGTTGCAGTTGTGACGGGTAGTTCCAGCGGAATTGGATTTCAAACTGCACTCCTTTTGGCCAGGAATGGATTCATTACATTTGCTACTATGCGCAGTATTGAGAAATCCAAAAACATAACGGAAATAGCGAAAAAAGAAAGATTGCCATTACAAGTCATTCAGCTTGATGTTAATGATGATTCCATAGTTAAGAACGCCGTAGACAAAATAGTCGAAGAGGGTAAAAGAATCGATGTACTGGTAAACAATGCAGGATTTGGCGTTTTTGGAGCTTTGGAGGATTTGTCCATCGAGGAAATTAAGGCACAATTTGAAACAAACTTTTTTGGGGCTATAAGAGTAACACAGGCAGTTCTACCCACAATGAGAAATCAGAACGGTGGCGGCACAATAGTGAACATAAGTTCAGTTGGGGGACAGGTAGGTGTTCCGATTCTATCCGCTTACAATAGTACAAAGTTTGCATTAGAAGGTCTATGTGAATCAATGTCTTACGAATTAGAATCTTTTGGAATTAGGGTAATTCTAATAGAACCGGGTTTTATCAAAACCAACATAATGAATTCCAGTGTCCTGGCTAAAAAAGCCGTAGATCAAAACTCACCATACTACTCACTGACTCAAAGGATAAAGAGCTATTTTGAATCAATGGTCAATAACCCAGAATCATCACCACCAGAAGCAGTGGCAAAGATCATACTAGAAGCAATTAATTCAGAGGATCCGCGACTAAGATTTACGGTGGGCAATGATGCTTCTGCCATAATCCAAGCAAAAAGGAAAATGTCCGATTCAGATTTTACTAATCTGATCAAACAACAGCTCACGTCGAATTCATGA
- a CDS encoding YnfA family protein has protein sequence MFIFSSFGLFLVAAFLEIGGGYLVWQWLRVRKKISIGLVGGFVLFLYGIIPTLQPSNFGRVYAAYGGIFVVMAIVWGLIIDKKNPDRFEIIGGAVVLAGALIIFYAPR, from the coding sequence CTGTTTATTTTTTCTTCTTTTGGACTGTTCCTAGTAGCGGCCTTTCTTGAAATAGGTGGTGGCTATCTCGTCTGGCAGTGGCTAAGAGTAAGAAAAAAAATAAGTATAGGCCTCGTTGGAGGATTTGTACTTTTCTTGTACGGAATTATTCCAACACTACAACCTTCGAATTTTGGTAGAGTATATGCTGCATATGGTGGTATATTTGTAGTGATGGCCATTGTCTGGGGTTTAATAATAGATAAAAAGAATCCTGATAGATTTGAAATAATCGGGGGAGCAGTAGTACTTGCAGGTGCATTAATAATATTTTATGCCCCTAGATAG
- a CDS encoding winged helix-turn-helix transcriptional regulator, translated as MKSGKPKDNRHDKTSLKTSKLPVLEENNSCNFYGYDVEYLMKETSELRKIITKRGTLEILIPLCCSTNPVRYLTFRKSMKGFSSKTLTIRLKELEKSGILNRQSFNEIPPRVEYRLTPKGQELTESIINLLQWMRKWSSK; from the coding sequence GTGAAGTCAGGGAAACCAAAGGATAACAGGCATGATAAGACCTCTCTAAAAACAAGTAAGCTACCCGTACTGGAGGAAAATAATTCTTGCAATTTTTATGGTTATGATGTGGAATATTTAATGAAAGAAACATCTGAATTAAGAAAGATAATTACTAAGAGAGGAACTCTAGAAATATTGATACCTCTTTGCTGTTCTACTAACCCAGTTAGATACTTGACATTTAGAAAGTCAATGAAAGGTTTTAGCAGTAAGACTCTTACAATCCGATTAAAGGAATTGGAAAAGAGTGGCATCTTAAACAGACAATCCTTTAATGAGATTCCGCCGCGAGTTGAATATAGGCTTACCCCTAAAGGCCAAGAACTTACGGAATCAATTATTAATCTACTACAGTGGATGAGGAAATGGTCTAGTAAATGA
- a CDS encoding arsenate reductase ArsC: MKISFGKKSSDDTKKTILFVCVQNAGRSQMAEGFFRKYAQKRYETVSAGTVPTSQINPITVEVMKEVGIDISSQKPKDLTEDMMRNATTIVNMGCMDDKYCPALFLSKVIDWGIEDPKDKPIEKVREIRDEIEKRVLEIIESTKDNAIPV, from the coding sequence ATGAAAATTTCATTTGGCAAAAAGTCCTCTGATGATACAAAAAAAACTATCCTCTTTGTATGCGTTCAAAATGCAGGGAGAAGTCAGATGGCAGAAGGTTTCTTTAGAAAGTACGCACAAAAACGCTACGAAACGGTTAGTGCAGGTACAGTTCCAACTTCTCAAATTAATCCGATTACAGTAGAGGTCATGAAAGAAGTTGGAATAGATATCAGCAGTCAAAAGCCTAAAGATTTGACAGAAGATATGATGCGAAATGCAACAACAATAGTCAATATGGGTTGTATGGACGATAAATACTGTCCTGCATTATTTTTATCAAAAGTTATAGACTGGGGTATTGAAGATCCAAAAGATAAGCCAATAGAGAAAGTAAGAGAAATAAGAGATGAAATTGAAAAAAGAGTATTGGAAATAATTGAGTCTACCAAAGATAATGCAATTCCAGTTTAA
- the arsM gene encoding arsenite methyltransferase, translated as MDKQLRLKEKIQEQYGKIALDGNSNSCCIPSSDCCGTSEIILSPFESSKTVGYDSDKLKLIPESSVLGVGCGNPIRFADINEGDTVVDLGSGAGIDVFLAANFVKESGKVIGIDMTENMLNKARENAEKHGYKNVEFRQGDIEKRVPVEDNSVDQVISNCVINLTTNKENTFKEMYRILKSEGKGKMVISDLVTSKEIAPDSINADNWCSCIDGALTKENYIDSIKKAGFTNIEILDEKLYMELDEYKDQENQEKRQITSISIKAVKK; from the coding sequence ATGGATAAACAATTACGTTTAAAGGAGAAGATTCAAGAACAATATGGAAAGATTGCACTAGACGGAAATTCTAATTCTTGTTGTATACCCTCTAGCGACTGCTGCGGTACATCTGAAATTATCCTTTCTCCCTTTGAATCATCAAAGACTGTTGGGTATGATTCAGACAAACTAAAGTTGATTCCTGAATCTTCTGTATTAGGAGTAGGATGTGGAAATCCCATTAGATTTGCAGATATTAATGAAGGCGATACCGTAGTCGACTTAGGTTCAGGAGCAGGGATTGACGTATTTCTTGCAGCCAATTTCGTGAAAGAAAGCGGAAAAGTCATTGGAATTGATATGACAGAAAATATGCTCAACAAAGCAAGAGAAAATGCTGAAAAACATGGTTACAAGAATGTTGAATTCAGACAAGGCGATATTGAAAAAAGGGTACCAGTTGAGGATAATTCTGTTGATCAAGTTATAAGTAATTGCGTTATTAATCTGACAACAAATAAGGAAAATACGTTCAAAGAAATGTACCGAATTCTTAAATCAGAAGGAAAAGGAAAAATGGTTATATCAGATCTAGTTACATCTAAGGAAATAGCTCCAGATTCTATCAATGCAGACAATTGGTGTAGCTGTATTGATGGTGCATTAACAAAAGAAAACTACATTGATAGTATTAAAAAAGCTGGTTTTACCAACATTGAGATACTAGATGAGAAATTATACATGGAGTTAGATGAATACAAAGACCAAGAAAATCAAGAAAAAAGACAAATTACTAGTATCTCCATCAAGGCTGTTAAAAAATAA
- a CDS encoding YnfA family protein: MYSLFFFFIAGLCEIGGGYLVWLWLRESYSWIFGAFGGLVLFLYGVVPTFQKAHFHRTYAAYGGIFIIMAIFWGYFFEGVIPDMFDILGTIVASLGVAIIFYYPRKNGEKIGLNPSE, from the coding sequence TTGTATTCACTATTTTTCTTCTTTATCGCTGGCCTATGTGAGATAGGTGGAGGTTATCTGGTATGGTTATGGTTAAGAGAAAGCTACAGTTGGATATTTGGAGCTTTTGGTGGATTGGTGTTATTCCTTTATGGAGTAGTTCCAACATTTCAAAAAGCTCATTTTCATAGGACTTATGCCGCCTATGGTGGAATCTTTATAATAATGGCAATATTTTGGGGATACTTTTTTGAAGGCGTTATTCCTGATATGTTTGACATACTTGGAACAATAGTTGCAAGTTTAGGGGTTGCTATTATTTTTTACTATCCTCGAAAGAACGGTGAAAAAATTGGACTCAATCCTTCCGAGTAA
- a CDS encoding MIP/aquaporin family protein — MSKESTLESVIDKLSTNQKKFVAEIIGTFIVVVLATGSVVIDAKLNGILGLPFVAFAPFVGVAIGVYLFGKISMAHFNPAVSVGFLITKHITRKLIALYLLAEIVGAFLASLFVSIVIGKEANLGANAPNYSYPLPLIFGIEVLASALLMAVILTVVYRKGLKGFSGIVIGGIVGLDILFLAFISGASMNPARSLAPALLSGVWTDLWLYWTATFVGTSVIALIYRKKFE, encoded by the coding sequence ATGTCAAAGGAATCTACTTTAGAATCTGTAATTGACAAACTGTCTACTAATCAAAAAAAGTTTGTCGCAGAAATCATAGGAACATTTATTGTTGTTGTTTTGGCAACAGGTTCAGTAGTTATTGATGCAAAGTTAAATGGTATTCTTGGATTACCATTTGTTGCATTTGCTCCTTTTGTGGGTGTTGCAATAGGTGTATATCTTTTTGGAAAAATCTCAATGGCTCATTTTAATCCTGCAGTATCAGTTGGATTTTTGATAACAAAGCACATCACAAGAAAGCTAATCGCTTTGTACCTATTAGCGGAGATTGTTGGTGCTTTTCTAGCAAGTCTTTTTGTAAGTATTGTAATAGGCAAAGAGGCAAACCTAGGAGCTAATGCGCCAAATTATTCATATCCTTTACCTCTAATATTTGGAATCGAAGTTTTGGCATCAGCTCTTTTAATGGCAGTGATATTGACTGTTGTTTATAGAAAAGGTTTGAAAGGATTCAGTGGTATTGTAATTGGAGGGATTGTTGGATTAGATATTTTGTTTTTGGCTTTTATATCTGGAGCGTCTATGAATCCTGCACGTTCGTTAGCGCCTGCATTGTTATCTGGGGTATGGACCGATTTATGGTTGTACTGGACTGCAACATTTGTTGGTACCTCAGTGATTGCATTGATATATAGAAAAAAGTTTGAATGA
- a CDS encoding multicopper oxidase family protein, which translates to MEWSIDGGSNSMIQHIRSQIKTCTLLCTLTISIFVLVTFAFDHSNYNAFAQNQSLPFSDIYSEQVLAKINDKDHLAGMNFSKPVDVYSKDGVLQTTLVADYKIGKVDNKTITGMAYNGSLVGPAFHVYPGDRVEIDLVNNLNESTNLHFHGLHVSPGNTSDNIFLDVEPGKTQHYVLDIPKNHDPGTNWYHSHLHKLSYGQVSAGLSGLFIIEGLEKLLPEPLQNITTQAVAMKDFPFDNLFVTTHNLSNTMSGHESLTVNGEVNPVINITSGETQLWRLANIGSENEYTLTLPGNKFHVITEDGSPVWEVWNNDTLFFPSGKRFDVLVTANGSGSIPLGVPANPFTAPYDSHVATVNVQGNQTEVKPADTLPTSLIPERDLSNANISNYRVLNFSSNDRDWIYEINNTTFDPNRVDITAKLGTVEEWKLVNLDKISSGNIHPFHIHVNDFQVMSVNGKPYDAHGYQDTVIIPTEGEVVIRIPFDDFVGKSVYHCHLMFHGDFGMMGIFEVVK; encoded by the coding sequence TTGGAATGGTCAATTGATGGAGGGAGTAATTCGATGATCCAACACATACGGTCCCAGATCAAGACTTGTACCTTACTATGTACCCTTACTATATCGATATTTGTTTTGGTAACGTTTGCATTTGATCATTCAAATTATAATGCTTTCGCCCAAAATCAATCCTTGCCTTTTTCTGATATTTATAGCGAACAAGTATTAGCAAAAATAAATGATAAGGATCATTTGGCTGGGATGAACTTTTCAAAGCCTGTAGACGTATACAGCAAAGACGGTGTTTTGCAAACCACACTTGTTGCAGATTACAAGATAGGTAAAGTGGACAACAAGACAATCACTGGAATGGCATACAATGGTTCTCTCGTGGGGCCCGCTTTCCATGTCTATCCTGGAGACAGAGTGGAGATTGATTTGGTAAACAATCTCAATGAGTCTACCAACCTCCATTTTCATGGACTTCATGTGTCTCCTGGAAATACTTCTGATAATATATTTCTGGATGTTGAGCCAGGTAAGACACAGCATTATGTTCTCGATATTCCGAAAAATCACGACCCAGGCACGAATTGGTATCATTCACATTTACATAAACTTTCTTATGGACAAGTTTCGGCAGGTCTGTCTGGCTTGTTTATTATTGAAGGTTTAGAAAAGTTATTGCCAGAGCCATTACAGAATATCACTACACAGGCCGTTGCCATGAAGGATTTTCCATTTGACAATCTATTCGTTACTACACATAATTTGAGTAACACAATGTCAGGCCATGAAAGCCTAACCGTTAACGGGGAAGTCAATCCGGTTATCAACATTACATCAGGCGAGACCCAGCTATGGCGCCTTGCCAACATCGGTTCTGAGAATGAATACACACTTACACTCCCCGGCAACAAATTCCATGTTATAACAGAAGATGGAAGTCCGGTTTGGGAAGTATGGAATAATGATACTCTTTTCTTCCCATCAGGAAAACGGTTTGATGTATTGGTAACTGCCAACGGGAGTGGGTCTATTCCATTAGGAGTTCCTGCTAACCCCTTTACTGCACCGTACGATTCACACGTTGCGACTGTAAATGTACAAGGCAACCAAACAGAAGTGAAACCTGCAGATACCCTTCCAACAAGCTTAATTCCAGAGAGGGACCTGAGTAATGCGAACATCTCTAATTACCGAGTCCTTAATTTCTCATCAAATGATAGAGATTGGATCTACGAGATAAATAACACGACCTTTGATCCTAATAGAGTAGATATAACAGCGAAGCTTGGAACTGTAGAGGAGTGGAAGTTAGTAAACCTTGATAAAATCTCATCCGGCAACATTCATCCATTTCATATCCATGTAAATGACTTTCAGGTAATGTCAGTTAACGGAAAACCATATGACGCTCACGGGTACCAAGATACAGTTATTATTCCGACTGAAGGTGAAGTGGTCATTCGAATCCCGTTTGATGATTTTGTAGGAAAATCCGTCTATCACTGCCACCTGATGTTCCATGGGGACTTTGGCATGATGGGTATCTTTGAGGTAGTCAAATAG